ATGTAAACATTTGGAAGGACTATTGCCTTATCATCAGGCACTCTCTGAGCAACCCAGTGCTTGCCTGCGACAATGGCAAGAATCCATGCTTCACTCGGATCACATATTACAAGAGTTCTGCCGCTTGAAACATAACCGAATTTGTCTAACAATTTACCTGCTATCTCAACACCTTCACGTGCACTCTTGGCCCTTTCTGCCACAATTCTCCGAAGCATAAAACCTATACCGCCGTCTGTAATTTTAGGATCGTCTTCCCTCGAAGGGCATGCATCACTTGCAACATTCACACCCCATTCATTTGCATAATAATCGGAAAACGGAAGCCCCGGCACCTGAAACCACGTCAAAGCCCATGTTACATCTGACTGGGGAATATCCGCTCCTCCCCGAAGATGCACAACAGAACCATGTTTATATTGCTTCCTCGGAACATTCCAAATATTAACAACTCTCCGGCCTGAATCATCTTCATTATGGCCAAAGAGAACAGCTCCGTTTTTTGTGGATTTTTTCCCTGCAACAACAGTTGTACATGCGGAAAGATTCGATACAAATAATAAAGATATCAAAACAAACAATAAAACTGCTACTGCATTTACAAAATAAAATTTATTTATTTTAGAACACATTTTATACTCCTAAACAGGCTCCCACCCTTTTTGCTACATTAATCATTGGATTATTTGCCTCAACAAGCCTTGTTTTTCCTCCAACATCACTCAGGGGAACAGTTACAATATCAGATCCCCTGACAGCAACCATTACACCTCCCACACCGTCATAACATAATTCTGCAGCTTTTACACCAAATCTTGTTGCAAGAATTCTGTCAAACGCGCTCGGTGTACCTCCCCTTTGAAGGTGTCCCAGCACTGTTACGCGGCTCTCAAGGCCTGTTTTCTCTTCAATATCATGTGCTATTTTAAGGCCTATTCCTCCAAGACGAATAGGATCCGTGGATTCTTTAACTACCATTTTTACAACCCTGTCGCCTCCAATAGGTTTTGCACCTTCGGAAACTACTACAATGCTGAATCTTCGGCCTTCTTTGCTTCTTTTTGTTACAAACGAGCAAATAACATCTATATCATATGGTATCTCAGGTATCAAAATTACATCGCCCCCTCCTGCAATACCGGACTCAATAGCAAGCCAACCTGCATAACGCCCCATAACTTCAATAACCATGACTCTGTGATGAGACATGGCTGTTGTGTGAATCTTATCAATAGCATCTGTTGCAGAAGTAAGAGCCGAATCAAAACCAAATGTAATATCTGTTCCCCATATATCATTGTCAATAGTTTTTGGAACGCCGACTATTCTAATCCCCTTCTGACTTAGCTGTCTTGCTATTGCCATAGTTCCGTCACCGCCTATACAAACAAGAGTATCTATGCCAAGCTCTTTAACATATTCAGCAGCTTTGTCAGATATGTCTGTAAAACTTACATTGCCTTTTTCATCTTTAACAGGCCAGCGGAATGGATTTGCAGTATTGGAAGTTCCCAGAATTGTACCGCCTTGTGTTAAGATACCTGAAACTGACATCCAGTCAAGAGGAAGGGCACGTTTTTCAATTAAACCCTCAAACCCATCTTCAAATCCTATTACTTTCATATTATACTGAGTAATACTTGCTTTTACTACACCTCGTATAACAGCATTAAGGCCAGGACAATCTCCACCGCCCGTCAACACTCCAATTGTTGTCTGTCTTTTCTTCATTTTCTC
This portion of the bacterium genome encodes:
- a CDS encoding C69 family dipeptidase, with protein sequence MCSKINKFYFVNAVAVLLFVLISLLFVSNLSACTTVVAGKKSTKNGAVLFGHNEDDSGRRVVNIWNVPRKQYKHGSVVHLRGGADIPQSDVTWALTWFQVPGLPFSDYYANEWGVNVASDACPSREDDPKITDGGIGFMLRRIVAERAKSAREGVEIAGKLLDKFGYVSSGRTLVICDPSEAWILAIVAGKHWVAQRVPDDKAIVLPNVY
- a CDS encoding 6-phosphofructokinase, with product MKKRQTTIGVLTGGGDCPGLNAVIRGVVKASITQYNMKVIGFEDGFEGLIEKRALPLDWMSVSGILTQGGTILGTSNTANPFRWPVKDEKGNVSFTDISDKAAEYVKELGIDTLVCIGGDGTMAIARQLSQKGIRIVGVPKTIDNDIWGTDITFGFDSALTSATDAIDKIHTTAMSHHRVMVIEVMGRYAGWLAIESGIAGGGDVILIPEIPYDIDVICSFVTKRSKEGRRFSIVVVSEGAKPIGGDRVVKMVVKESTDPIRLGGIGLKIAHDIEEKTGLESRVTVLGHLQRGGTPSAFDRILATRFGVKAAELCYDGVGGVMVAVRGSDIVTVPLSDVGGKTRLVEANNPMINVAKRVGACLGV